Part of the Bacillota bacterium genome, ATGGTTATTACCCGCTGTCTGAGTATCGATGAGGCTTACCGATCAATTGAGTGGAAGGTTATATTCCTGATTGCCGCTATGCTGCCCATGGGGCTGGCAATGCAAAAAACGGGTGCGGCCATGTTCATTGCAAACGCAGTTATCGAGGTAGTCGGTAATCATGGTCCAACTGCTATACTGGCCGGATTAATGACTATGACGCTAATCATTAACCAGTTTATCCCGAGCGCCGTAAATGCAGTAGTAATGGCGCCAATCGCCATCGCAACTGCTGCAGGGCTGGGAATCTCCCCTTATCCTTTTGTGATGGGCATTGCATATGCGGTTGCTTCAAGTTTTATGACCCCGGTTTCGCACCCTGTTAACCTGATGATTATGAGCCCCGGTGGATACAGGTTCAGTGATTACATTAAAAACGGGCTGCCCTTTTCACTGATTGTCCTCGTTGTCAGTGTGCTGCTGCTGCCTCTGGTCTTCCCCTATTAATAGTTCTGTTATTCCTTTTTCAGTGATATGAGACCGACAGTTTTCCCTTTATAATTCATAGTATTTCTTGACTCTGGCTCAAATCCCAGTCTTTCATAAAAACTCTGAGCTTTTTCATTGTATATATTGACATCAAGGTATACCTTTTTATGTTTAGAAAACACCCATTCCATCATTTTTGATCCGATTCCTTTCCCACGGTAGTCAGGGGCAACACACAGGCTGTTCACCATATATCCGTCATCATCAATTTCCTTCCAGGATATACCCGATAATCTCATATAAGATGGAATTCTTATAAGAAAAGTTAAAAAGCCGAAAGCCTGGGCAAAGCACTTTCCTGACACCTGGTCAAGAGCTTTCTTCTCTTTGCCTTCAAAGCCGACGAGAACACCGACTACCTCCCCTTCATCTGTGACGGCACAATTTACATGTGGATAGGTGAAATAGTTGTATTCCATTTGCATCATCTTCTCTATCGCATTAATCCCATTTTCTTTTTCTCCGTAAACAATAGTATTGAATTCCTGATCGGCAGAATAAATTAATGTGGCGACCAAACGGGCATCGTGCTTACCTTTTTCATACTTTTGCATATTAATTTTCATGTTTTTCCTCCTTGCCAGAGCTTATCAAATCAGTATTAATAACAACTGTTATTATATATAACACCCGTTATTTTGTCAAGCCTCTTTGCTTTTTGCTTTCCAACTTATTGCATGATAACATATTGAATTGAGTAATCCTAAACGAGAATATATTTTATAATTAAACCTGTTTTAAAAATTAAGGTGCTGATAGGAGACAATTTCAGCAATGAAAAAGATAAAATACGCAATTGTTATTTCAATTATTCTGATGGCTATATTAACAACTGCATCTCCTGTTTTCTCGAGTGAACTTGATTTTTCGATAATCGATAACTATATAGAACAAGAAATGAGGTTTTCCCGTATACCGGGACTTTCTCTCGGGATTGTAAAGAATGGTGAAATTGTTTACTTGCAGGGTTACGGCAGAACAGGAGATAAACAGCAGGTCACTCCCCAGACTCCCTTTGTCATTGGTTCAAACAGTAAATCTTTCACCGCCTTGGCAGCGATGCAGCTAGTTGAAGAAGGCAGGCTCGAGCTTGATAAGCCTGTCCGGAGTTACCTTCCCTGGTTTTCTATGAGCGGTGAATTTGATTCTTCGGAGATTACCATCCGGCACCTGCTGGTACAAACCAGTGGAATATCCAATGCTGCCGGCAATACAAGGATTCTAGAAGATGATTCGAACACTCTTGAGGAAGAGATCCGGGAACTAGAAAATGTTTCATTGGTTCACCGACCCGGTAAAGCCTACATTTATTCCAACGTTAATTATGATATCCTCGGCTTGATAATCGATACCATCAGTAACCAGGGTTATGTCGATCATGTTAGGACCAGAATATTATCTCCCCTGGATATGCAGAATAGCTTTCTGACCAGAGAAGATGGAGAAAAAGCCGGCTTAACACCAGGGCACATAAAAGTGTTCGGTTTTCCCGTTTCCCCTGAACTTCAATACCTGAAAAATTCCCTTTCCTCCGGATTTATTATCTCTTGTGCTGAAGATATGAGCCGTTACCTAGTGATGCATTTGGGAAATGGCCTCTACGAAGGCAATACTATAATTTCAGAGGAAGGTTTGGAAACAATTTATCAACCGGGCGCCACTGAATCAGGTGACAGCGAATACGCCATGGGACTGATTGTTAGATCTGATGATAATTCGAGGTTAATCATGCATGATGGAGGAACACAGGGTTTTAATTCAGGGATGGTCTTTTCTCCCGAGGAACAATGGGGAGTTGTTGTTTTAACCAATATGACCAGCATGTTCGAAATGCCGGCCATGTCGATCGCTTTGGGAGTGACAGAAATAGTTCGGGGCAATGAAACTCCGGCATTAAATCGTATTCAGGGGATAAGTTACCTGGTTGTTCTGGTTATAATATTGGTGTTGTTAACACTAATCATAAGATCAATGATTCGCCTGCCAAAACGCTGGAGAAAAATCATAAGTGAAAACCGGCCTGCGGGATTCAAGCAAATACTGCGCAAGGTGATCCTGCCTGTCATCCTTGAGCTAATCATTCCCTTTATTATATTTATTTTTATTCCTGTGAATGCGGGTTTTCCTGTTTGGAGGTTGCTTGCCCTGATGAACCCTGATATTGTATACGGACTGCTGATTTTATCCAGCCTGCTGATGATCAAGGCGCTGTGGAGAATTTATCTGGCCATAAGAATTTCTGGATAAAAGAAATGTTTATCTCTACAGAGATCTTAGTCTTCGATCCAGGGCAGAACATTCCTGCAATATTTCATCTGGCAGTTTAGAGCCAAACTGTTCGAAGAATTTACGATGTTCGTTTACTTCTGTCAACCATTTTTGTTGATCTATGCTGAAAAGTTCATTTAGATCCGAAGCACCCAAATCAAGGCCTTCCAGGTTGATATCATTTATCTCTGGTATGTAGCCCAGAGGAGTGTTGATAGCATCAATCTCACCTCTGGACCGGCGCAGTATCCAATCTAAAACCCTGAGATTTTCTCCAAACCCAGGCCAGATAAATTCTCCATCATTGCCTTTACGAAACCAGTTTACATGAAATATTTTTGGAGGTTTACTTATTATTTTACCCATTTCCAACCAGTGACTGAAGTAATCTCCCATATGATACCCACAGAATGGGATCATAGCCATCGGATCATGCCTCAGTTTGCCGAGTTGGCCATATTGGGCTGCGGTCAGCTCCGACGACATGGTTGCCCCAATATAGACGCCGTGATTCCAGTTGAAAGCTTCAAAGACAAGGGGCACAGTGCTCGAACGGCGACCACCAAAAAGGATAGCCGAGATCGGTACCCCCCGGGGATTGTCCCATTCAGGAGAAACTATAGGACATTGAGTTATCGGCGCGGTAAACCTGGAGTTTGGATGAGCACCCTTTATCGGTTTCCCCTTTTCATCAACCATGCCGGGTTTCCAGCGGTTTCCCTTCCAATCTGTCCCTTCTGCTGGTGGCAAACCTTCACCCTGCTCCCACCAAACATCACCATCATCGGTTAAAACCGTGTTTGTAAAAATCGTATTTTTGCGTATGGTGGCCAGCGCATTGGGGTTAGAATGAGCATTTGTCCCTGGAGCAACCCCGAAGAAACCCCGTTCAGGATTGATCGCCCAAAGTCGACCATCCTCACAGAGCCTGATCCAGGCTATATCATCTCCAACAGTCCATATTTTGTAACCACGGGAAAGAAAGGGCTCGGGGGGTA contains:
- a CDS encoding GNAT family N-acetyltransferase: MKINMQKYEKGKHDARLVATLIYSADQEFNTIVYGEKENGINAIEKMMQMEYNYFTYPHVNCAVTDEGEVVGVLVGFEGKEKKALDQVSGKCFAQAFGFLTFLIRIPSYMRLSGISWKEIDDDGYMVNSLCVAPDYRGKGIGSKMMEWVFSKHKKVYLDVNIYNEKAQSFYERLGFEPESRNTMNYKGKTVGLISLKKE
- a CDS encoding phosphoenolpyruvate carboxykinase (GTP) produces the protein MKNRILQTWVNEMSELCKPDKIVWIDGSKEQKEALEEEAISTGEIIRLNPDKRPGCFYHRTATNDVARTEQLTYICTPTKEEAGPTNNWIEPREAYRLAGEYFNGSMKGRTMYVIPFSMGPVGSSFSKIGIELTDSIYVVLNMMIVCWVGQAILDQLGSDDKFTRCLHSKADLDEKKRLILHFPQDNTIWSVGSGYGGNVLLGKKCLSLRIASYLGLNEGWMAEHMLIMGIEDPSGKVEYIAAAFPSACGKTNLAMLIPPEPFLSRGYKIWTVGDDIAWIRLCEDGRLWAINPERGFFGVAPGTNAHSNPNALATIRKNTIFTNTVLTDDGDVWWEQGEGLPPAEGTDWKGNRWKPGMVDEKGKPIKGAHPNSRFTAPITQCPIVSPEWDNPRGVPISAILFGGRRSSTVPLVFEAFNWNHGVYIGATMSSELTAAQYGQLGKLRHDPMAMIPFCGYHMGDYFSHWLEMGKIISKPPKIFHVNWFRKGNDGEFIWPGFGENLRVLDWILRRSRGEIDAINTPLGYIPEINDINLEGLDLGASDLNELFSIDQQKWLTEVNEHRKFFEQFGSKLPDEILQECSALDRRLRSL
- a CDS encoding serine hydrolase domain-containing protein, whose product is MKKIKYAIVISIILMAILTTASPVFSSELDFSIIDNYIEQEMRFSRIPGLSLGIVKNGEIVYLQGYGRTGDKQQVTPQTPFVIGSNSKSFTALAAMQLVEEGRLELDKPVRSYLPWFSMSGEFDSSEITIRHLLVQTSGISNAAGNTRILEDDSNTLEEEIRELENVSLVHRPGKAYIYSNVNYDILGLIIDTISNQGYVDHVRTRILSPLDMQNSFLTREDGEKAGLTPGHIKVFGFPVSPELQYLKNSLSSGFIISCAEDMSRYLVMHLGNGLYEGNTIISEEGLETIYQPGATESGDSEYAMGLIVRSDDNSRLIMHDGGTQGFNSGMVFSPEEQWGVVVLTNMTSMFEMPAMSIALGVTEIVRGNETPALNRIQGISYLVVLVIILVLLTLIIRSMIRLPKRWRKIISENRPAGFKQILRKVILPVILELIIPFIIFIFIPVNAGFPVWRLLALMNPDIVYGLLILSSLLMIKALWRIYLAIRISG